Proteins encoded by one window of Nomascus leucogenys isolate Asia chromosome 19, Asia_NLE_v1, whole genome shotgun sequence:
- the MNT gene encoding max-binding protein MNT — protein MSIETLLEAARFLEWQAQQQQRAREEQERLRLEREREQEQKKANSLARLAHALPVEEPRMEAPPLPLSPPAPPPAPPPPLATPAPLTVIPIPVVTNSPQPLPPPPPLPPAAQPLPLAPRQPALVSTPGLSIKEPAPLPSRPQVPTPAPLLPDSKTTIPATGSPKPLQPLPTPILTIAPHPGVQPQLAPQQPPPPTLGTLKLAPAEEVKSSEQKKRPGGIGTREVHNKLEKNRRAHLKECFETLKRNIPNVDDKKTSNLSVLRTALRYIQSLKRKEKEYEHEMERLAREKIATQQRLAELKHELSQWMDVLEIDRVLRQTGQPEDDQASTSTASEGEDNIDEDMEEDRAGLGPPKLSHRPQPELLKSTLPPPSTTPAPLPPHPHPHPHSVALSPAHLPVQQQQPQQKTPLPAPPPPPAAPAQTLVPAPAHLVATAGGGSTVIAHTATTHASVIQTVNHVLQGPGGKHIAHIAPSAPSPAVQLAPATPPIGHITVHPATLNHVAHLGSQLPLYPQPVAVSQPVAVSHIAHTLSHQQVNGTAGLGPPATVMAKPAVGAQVVHHPQLVGQTVLNPVTMVTMPSFPVSTLKLA, from the exons AGGAGCAGGAGCGGCTTCGCTTGGAGCGGGAGCGGGAGCAGGAACAGAAGAAGGCCAATAGCCTGGCCAGGCTGGCACATGCCCTTCCTGTGGAGGAACCCCGCATGGAGGCGCCacccctgcctctgtctccaccgGCTCCCCCACCGGCACCCCCACCACCACTTGCCACCCCTGCCCCACTGACTGTCATTCCTATTCCTGTGGTGACCAACTCCCCTCAgcctctacccccacccccacccttgcCCCCGGCAGCCCAGCCTCTGCCCCTGGCGCCTCGTCAGCCGGCCCTGGTTAGCACCCCTGGACTCAGTATTAAGGAGCCTGCCCCCCTGCCCAGCAGGCCGCAGGTGCCCACCCCTGCTCCCCTACTGCCGGACTCGAAGACCACCATTCCAGCCACTGGCAGCCCCAAGCCTTTGCAGCCCCTCCCCACACCTATCCTGACCATAGCGCCACACCCTGGAGTCCAGCCTCAGCTGGCCCCCCAGCAGCCGCCCCCACCCACGCTTGGGACCCTGAAGTTGGCACCAGCTGAAGAAGTCAAATCCAGTGAACAGAAGAAGAGGCCCGGGGG GATCGGAACCAGAGAAGTCCACAACAAATTGGAGAagaacag GAGGGCCCATCTGAAAGAGTGCTTTGAGACCCTGAAGCGGAACATCCCCAACGTGGATGACAAGAAGACCTCCAACTTGAGCGTGCTACGGACGGCGCTGCGGTACATCCAG TCcctgaagaggaaggagaaggaatatGAGCATGAAATGGAGCGGCTGGCGCGGGAGAAGATTGCCACGCAGCAGCGGCTGGCAGAGCTCAAGCACGAGCTGAGCCAGTGGATGGACGTACTGGAGATTGACCGCGTGCTGCGGCAGACGGGCCAGCCAGAGGATGACCAGGCCTCCACCTCCACCGCCTCTG AGGGTGAGGACAACATAGACGAGGATATGGAGGAGGACCGGGCGGGCCTGGGCCCACCTAAGCTGAGCCATCGTCCCCAGCCGGAGCTGCTGAAGTCCACCCTGCCACCCCCCAGCACCACCCCTGCGCCTCTGCCTCCACACCCacaccctcacccccactccGTGGCCCTATCTCCTGCCCACCTCCCcgtgcagcagcagcagccacagcagaAGACCCCCCTgccagcccctcctcccccaccgGCTGCCCCTGCCCAGACACTGGTGCCAGCTCCAGCCCATCTGGTGGCGACGGCTGGGGGTGGCTCCACGGTCATCGCCCACACAGCCACCACTCACGCTTCAGTCATCCAGACTGTGAACCACGTTCTGCAGGGGCCAGGCGGCAAGCACATCGCCCACATCGCCCCCTCGGCCCCCAGCCCCGCGGTGCAGCTGGCGCCTGCCACACCCCCCATTGGGCACATCACCGTGCACCCTGCCACCCTCAACCATGTGGCCCACCTGGGCTCCCAGCTGCCCTTGTACCCGCAGCCCGTGGCAGTGAGCCAGCCCGTGGCAGTGAGCCACATCGCCCACACCCTCTCGCACCAGCAAGTGAACGGCACAGCTGGCCTGGGGCCCCCGGCTACTGTCATGGCGAAGCCGGCCGTGGGGGCTCAGGTGGTGCACCACCCCCAGCTGGTGGGCCAGACCGTGCTCAACCCTGTGACCATGGTCACCATGCCCTCCTTCCCAGTCAGCACGCTCAAGCTGGCTTGA